One genomic window of Methylothermaceae bacteria B42 includes the following:
- a CDS encoding UDP-glucose 4-epimerase: MSGYVLVTGGAGYIGSHTCVELLNAGYQIVVVDNLSNSKYEAIRRVEEITGHKIPFIEADIGDRQTMDRVLQQYPTDIVVHFAGLKAVGESCEKPLLYYHNNITGTLVLCEAMQAAGVKRMVFSSSATVYGDPHTVPITEDFPLQATNPYGRTKLFIEEILRDLVNADQLLQSQMPWTVTLLRYFNPVGAHHSGMIGEDPNGIPNNLMPYITQVAVGKLKQLQVFGGDYPTRDGTGVRDYIHVVDLAKAHVKAVDKQLTRPPGQVFTYNLGTGTGYSVLDVVKAFEQACGVKIPYQIVDRRPGDVAECYADPSLAASELDWKAEKNIEDMTRDAWRWQSSNPEGYPD; this comes from the coding sequence ATGAGCGGATATGTGTTGGTCACAGGAGGTGCGGGTTATATTGGCAGCCATACTTGTGTGGAGTTACTGAATGCGGGCTACCAGATAGTGGTAGTGGATAATCTTAGCAACAGCAAATATGAAGCCATACGCCGGGTGGAGGAAATTACCGGTCACAAGATACCCTTTATTGAAGCGGATATTGGCGACCGTCAGACCATGGACCGGGTTTTGCAACAATATCCAACTGATATTGTGGTCCATTTTGCTGGGCTCAAGGCAGTAGGGGAGTCCTGCGAGAAGCCGCTTTTGTATTACCACAACAATATCACGGGTACTTTGGTGCTTTGCGAGGCCATGCAAGCAGCCGGCGTCAAGCGCATGGTTTTCAGCTCTTCGGCGACAGTATACGGCGATCCCCATACCGTCCCCATTACCGAAGACTTTCCACTGCAAGCCACTAACCCCTATGGCCGCACCAAGCTCTTCATCGAAGAAATTCTCCGGGATCTGGTCAACGCCGATCAATTATTGCAGAGCCAGATGCCATGGACCGTGACCTTGCTGCGATATTTCAATCCTGTTGGCGCCCACCATAGTGGTATGATCGGCGAAGACCCCAACGGCATTCCCAACAATCTTATGCCTTACATTACCCAAGTGGCGGTGGGGAAACTCAAACAACTGCAGGTATTCGGCGGCGATTATCCTACCCGTGACGGCACTGGCGTGCGTGATTATATTCACGTTGTCGATTTGGCCAAGGCCCATGTCAAAGCCGTGGATAAACAGCTCACCCGTCCTCCAGGCCAGGTTTTCACCTATAACCTCGGCACGGGCACTGGCTATAGCGTGTTGGATGTGGTCAAAGCCTTCGAGCAGGCCTGTGGCGTCAAAATCCCCTACCAGATCGTCGACCGCCGCCCAGGTGATGTGGCCGAATGTTACGCTGATCCCTCCCTGGCGGCATCGGAGCTGGACTGGAAAGCGGAAAAAAATATCGAAGACATGACCCGCGACGCCTGGCGTTGGCAATCGAGCAATCCTGAAGGGTATCCGGATTGA
- a CDS encoding lipid-A-disaccharide synthase, whose protein sequence is MPEKNYRVMLSAGEASGDRHGALFYLTLKRQLKGVSGFGMGGEEMQAAGVELLIDANGLSVIGVTDVFKRYRQIRKALRKMQAEILSRRPDLLICIDYKEFNLRLARFAKRAGVKVLFYVGPQVWAWRPGRLKDYAQAVDHMAVIFPFELPYYEKVKLPATYVGHPLVQQVQPSWTREKVCQFFELDPGRPIIALLPGSREDEVKRLLPVMAHAWELLSASDPKVQGLISLAPSISDALISQVWSKPLSLKIIRQHAYEVLQYCDAAVVCSGTATLELALLQVPMVIVYRLSPLTYRIGKWLVKTPYIGLPNILADREICREFIQDQVSPTKIEEELKRILANPEYANSQRSQLAGVKKQLGNQRAAENLARLAANLLHQGGQLE, encoded by the coding sequence ATGCCTGAAAAAAACTATCGCGTCATGTTATCCGCCGGAGAGGCCTCCGGAGACAGGCATGGCGCGCTATTCTATCTTACCCTCAAAAGACAATTAAAGGGGGTGTCTGGTTTCGGCATGGGTGGGGAGGAAATGCAGGCGGCGGGTGTTGAGTTATTGATTGATGCTAACGGACTGAGTGTCATCGGCGTGACTGATGTTTTCAAACGCTATCGCCAAATCCGAAAAGCATTAAGAAAAATGCAAGCGGAAATCCTGTCGCGGCGCCCGGATTTGCTGATTTGCATCGACTACAAGGAATTTAATCTGCGCCTGGCCCGGTTTGCCAAGCGCGCCGGAGTAAAAGTGTTATTTTATGTGGGGCCTCAAGTTTGGGCCTGGCGCCCCGGAAGGCTTAAAGATTATGCCCAGGCGGTGGATCACATGGCGGTGATATTCCCTTTTGAACTGCCTTATTATGAAAAGGTCAAGTTGCCCGCAACTTATGTGGGCCATCCCCTCGTGCAACAGGTGCAACCCTCATGGACCCGGGAAAAGGTCTGCCAATTTTTTGAGTTGGACCCAGGCCGGCCGATCATCGCCTTGTTGCCGGGAAGCCGGGAAGATGAAGTCAAGCGGTTACTGCCCGTCATGGCTCATGCTTGGGAATTGCTAAGCGCCTCAGATCCGAAAGTCCAGGGGCTGATTAGTCTTGCTCCATCGATTTCCGATGCGTTGATTTCGCAAGTCTGGTCAAAGCCGCTGTCTTTAAAGATTATCAGACAGCATGCCTATGAAGTCTTGCAATACTGTGACGCCGCCGTGGTATGTTCTGGAACGGCTACTTTGGAGCTGGCGCTATTACAGGTCCCCATGGTGATTGTCTATCGTCTGTCGCCTCTGACATACCGGATTGGAAAATGGTTGGTCAAGACCCCTTATATTGGACTCCCAAATATTCTGGCCGATAGGGAAATTTGCCGGGAATTCATCCAGGATCAAGTTTCACCGACTAAAATAGAGGAAGAGCTGAAGCGAATTTTGGCCAATCCTGAATATGCGAACTCTCAGCGAAGCCAGTTGGCCGGAGTGAAAAAGCAGTTAGGTAATCAACGCGCCGCGGAAAATCTGGCCAGGCTTGCGGCAAATCTATTACACCAAGGAGGACAATTGGAATGA